One Desulforhopalus sp. DNA segment encodes these proteins:
- a CDS encoding glycosyltransferase has product MDNKSSYQIISMPKVTVVTPSFNQGHFIEDTILSIKNQNYPNIEHLIIDGGSNDDTLNVIKKYEKTYNMRWISEPDEGQSNAINKGIRMADGQIIGWLNSDDVYFSSETISYVVQQFANYENARVIFGDDVLIDKNKNFLFKRTMRDFDYQIMLKKNIISQPATFFLKEVVVDNLLDEKLHFAMDYELWLRLYNRGYKFIYVNKILASNRIHGQRKMIVGKSEAELEVKRILENIQAIKSRNNTITGKIINKINHLFCRLLGVKALCLLKFSDDSITGMKPEKLNVLLREQLFMTSYRKILKD; this is encoded by the coding sequence GTGGATAATAAAAGTTCCTACCAAATAATTAGCATGCCAAAGGTGACTGTTGTAACACCATCTTTCAATCAAGGGCATTTTATTGAGGACACTATCTTAAGCATAAAAAATCAAAATTATCCCAACATCGAACATCTTATCATTGATGGTGGGTCAAACGACGACACGCTAAATGTGATTAAAAAATATGAAAAGACATATAACATGCGGTGGATATCAGAGCCAGATGAAGGCCAGTCAAACGCTATTAACAAAGGAATTAGGATGGCTGATGGCCAAATTATCGGATGGCTAAATTCTGATGATGTTTATTTTAGTTCGGAAACGATATCGTATGTAGTACAACAGTTTGCAAACTATGAGAATGCACGAGTGATATTTGGTGATGATGTGCTGATTGATAAGAATAAAAATTTTTTGTTTAAAAGGACAATGAGAGATTTTGATTATCAAATAATGCTCAAGAAAAATATTATTTCTCAACCAGCAACCTTTTTTCTAAAAGAAGTAGTTGTAGACAATTTATTGGATGAAAAGTTGCATTTTGCAATGGATTATGAGCTCTGGCTTAGGTTGTACAATCGAGGATATAAGTTCATTTATGTGAACAAAATATTAGCAAGCAACAGAATTCACGGGCAAAGAAAGATGATAGTTGGGAAATCTGAGGCTGAATTGGAGGTAAAAAGAATTCTTGAAAATATTCAAGCTATAAAGTCGAGAAATAACACAATCACTGGCAAAATAATAAATAAAATTAACCATTTATTTTGCCGTTTGCTAGGCGTTAAAGCCTTGTGTCTGCTCAAGTTTAGCGATGATTCAATAACTGGTATGAAGCCTGAAAAGTTGAATGTGCTGTTACGTGAACAATTATTTATGACGAGCTATAGAAAAATTTTAAAAGACTAA
- a CDS encoding O-antigen ligase family protein, whose product MIAAFFYEQPNGEKIKLFASPIAKSFGLYCLMAFIDWLGKGGGVVGPAHQSFLSFFLFFYATMKLVNTREKIDQVIWALVVSMFLGSIYIIKEYLTYREVMGAGFRTFGATFGDPNYYALSAILVVPFIYYLFKLIGGKLLKAALVVMMIIFFIGLLVTQSRGALVGLLMMLFVGSIISNRKIKTLVVVSIIVCIGIFAMPDNLKKRITETKVSEEKAVSGDEASTTRRWHLFLAGIEMIKDKPLTGVGLGKFKDNSMDYYPKLGHPGIAHSTYIEIMAEMGVPSILFFLSVLVFTFRELFFLRKIYNLDERGFFLANTLIVTLTGFLFSCAFLSGEYTKIFWILIFLTIRMTESQQN is encoded by the coding sequence TTGATTGCTGCTTTTTTTTATGAACAACCCAATGGAGAAAAAATAAAACTGTTCGCGTCTCCAATTGCTAAGTCATTTGGCTTATATTGCCTAATGGCGTTTATTGACTGGCTTGGAAAAGGAGGCGGAGTAGTTGGGCCAGCACATCAATCTTTCCTTTCATTTTTCCTGTTTTTCTATGCGACAATGAAACTGGTGAATACTAGGGAGAAAATTGATCAGGTTATTTGGGCGCTAGTGGTTAGCATGTTTCTCGGCTCGATATATATAATCAAAGAATATTTGACTTACAGGGAAGTAATGGGAGCAGGATTTAGAACGTTTGGTGCAACATTTGGAGATCCAAATTACTATGCTCTCTCTGCAATTCTTGTTGTTCCATTTATCTATTACTTATTTAAATTAATAGGAGGAAAACTTCTAAAGGCAGCACTTGTTGTTATGATGATTATATTTTTTATCGGTCTTCTTGTTACCCAATCACGAGGGGCACTTGTTGGCTTATTGATGATGTTGTTTGTTGGTTCAATTATTTCAAATAGAAAAATTAAAACGCTTGTGGTTGTCTCAATTATTGTTTGTATAGGCATTTTCGCTATGCCGGATAATTTAAAAAAAAGAATCACGGAAACTAAAGTTTCAGAAGAAAAGGCGGTAAGCGGCGATGAAGCATCTACAACCAGACGTTGGCATCTGTTTCTTGCTGGAATAGAAATGATTAAGGACAAACCATTAACAGGTGTTGGCCTTGGAAAATTCAAAGATAATTCTATGGATTATTATCCAAAACTAGGGCACCCTGGAATAGCTCACAGTACTTATATTGAAATTATGGCAGAAATGGGGGTACCTTCAATACTTTTCTTTTTATCTGTCCTTGTATTTACCTTTCGAGAATTATTCTTTTTAAGAAAAATTTATAACCTAGATGAAAGGGGATTTTTTCTAGCTAATACATTAATTGTCACGTTAACAGGATTTTTATTTTCCTGTGCTTTTTTAAGCGGAGAATACACTAAAATATTTTGGATTCTTATTTTCCTGACAATTCGAATGACAGAGAGTCAACAAAATTAG
- a CDS encoding glycosyltransferase, with protein sequence MKNNSNMKPIKVLATNSKNNCSYWKENVCLYEEYLKDLSPRWRTKKADSILFNIKWAIKLFRKSREYDVIVTNAEKCFLLFSIFQLVFRRNPKHHILLFALWNISDKGFRKYIQLFKYKIILKAISKVIVFSYKQQALHANAFNESQNKFPVVYYHLTLPFYPSELCTGDYLFSGGDTGRDYKTLIEAVRGLSCKVVIAALQRYHFDGIDIPGNVIITTVNSEEFIRLLAGCKAMILPLFGRKLQAGGQQTFLNAMALGKTVIVADDNGADEYINNGVDGIIIQPENVSEMRVAISSVMNNFEFCKTIGINAKIKAQMYPVDRFSRDVYSISRDLILDSDNKQDFCN encoded by the coding sequence TTGAAAAATAATTCTAATATGAAACCTATAAAAGTACTTGCGACCAACTCAAAAAACAATTGTTCTTACTGGAAGGAAAATGTTTGCTTATATGAAGAATACCTGAAAGATCTTTCCCCGAGGTGGCGAACAAAAAAAGCTGATTCAATATTGTTTAATATAAAATGGGCGATTAAACTTTTTCGAAAGAGTAGAGAATATGATGTAATTGTAACAAATGCAGAAAAATGTTTTTTATTGTTTTCGATATTTCAGTTGGTCTTCAGAAGAAATCCCAAACATCACATTTTGTTGTTCGCATTATGGAATATTTCGGACAAGGGATTTAGGAAATACATTCAATTATTCAAGTATAAGATTATTTTGAAAGCAATTTCAAAAGTAATTGTTTTTAGTTATAAACAACAAGCTCTCCATGCTAATGCATTCAATGAATCCCAAAATAAGTTTCCTGTTGTTTATTACCATTTAACTCTGCCATTTTATCCATCAGAGTTGTGTACTGGTGACTATTTATTTTCTGGCGGTGATACGGGAAGAGACTACAAAACGCTGATAGAAGCTGTTCGGGGACTTTCTTGTAAGGTTGTCATTGCTGCACTGCAACGATATCATTTTGACGGCATTGATATCCCTGGCAATGTAATTATAACTACGGTTAACTCCGAAGAGTTTATTAGATTACTAGCAGGGTGCAAGGCAATGATTTTGCCACTATTTGGAAGAAAACTACAAGCGGGAGGACAACAAACTTTTTTAAACGCAATGGCTCTGGGTAAGACAGTAATTGTGGCAGATGATAACGGTGCGGATGAATATATAAATAATGGAGTTGATGGAATAATTATTCAACCTGAGAATGTGAGTGAAATGAGGGTAGCGATTAGTTCAGTAATGAATAATTTTGAATTCTGTAAAACGATTGGAATAAATGCAAAAATAAAAGCACAGATGTATCCGGTTGATAGGTTCTCAAGAGATGTCTACTCAATATCACGTGATTTAATTCTCGATTCTGATAATAAACAGGACTTTTGTAATTAA
- a CDS encoding oligosaccharide flippase family protein, protein MNTKAQIIEIKQKAVKNISYNFIGKTVGSIVQAFGNIVLTRLLTASDFGIFSFANIISNLLLSFNDFGVNSALIQKKTLNNKELSTALFIKLGLGLLISGTAFFLAPFSVFLMNNEAIINVIKISSISFIISAFWLLPNVLLVRNVEFKTINKINTISTIITTVITVILAFCGFGYWSLVLATIINNILNIILYNFAKPIPIIFTFEKNFASYIYSFGGSVFFSKVLIQVLVSSDNFVVGYVLGSASLGFYSLAFNWSSILCGLAYSTIQTVVFPLFSRINNDIVLIRQGYLKVLKYCAFIGAVAYVTLFVISRDFIVVILGSGTEKWIESLSVLRIFCLYGLLRMIQEGFVTTCMAMGKPNIVLRANIAAVILQIALIYPAINLYGLKGVAISVTLACLVQYCVYLNTILKDLILSFKNLIMTLLPVIAVLPIISIIYFDKFLNVSIFTFFSKLFISPLLCILVHGIATKWELEREIYLIISNRKIFSENS, encoded by the coding sequence ATGAATACAAAAGCTCAAATAATTGAAATAAAGCAAAAGGCAGTTAAGAATATTTCATATAACTTTATAGGCAAAACAGTTGGTTCTATTGTTCAGGCATTTGGCAACATAGTTTTAACACGTTTACTCACTGCGAGCGATTTTGGAATATTTAGTTTTGCTAATATTATAAGCAATTTGCTTTTAAGCTTCAATGATTTTGGGGTAAATTCTGCGCTAATTCAAAAAAAGACATTGAATAATAAAGAGTTATCTACTGCACTATTTATCAAACTCGGTTTGGGCCTTTTAATATCAGGAACAGCATTTTTTTTGGCACCATTCTCTGTTTTTCTTATGAATAACGAAGCTATAATAAATGTAATCAAGATCAGTTCCATTAGTTTTATAATATCTGCGTTCTGGCTTCTGCCAAATGTGCTATTAGTAAGAAATGTCGAATTCAAGACGATTAATAAAATCAACACTATTTCAACGATAATTACTACTGTTATCACAGTAATATTGGCTTTTTGCGGTTTTGGTTATTGGAGTTTAGTTTTAGCAACTATTATTAATAACATTTTAAACATTATTTTATATAATTTCGCAAAGCCAATACCAATTATATTCACATTCGAAAAGAACTTTGCTTCTTATATTTATTCCTTTGGGGGCAGTGTTTTTTTTTCAAAGGTTTTAATACAGGTTTTAGTTAGTTCTGATAATTTTGTCGTTGGATATGTCCTTGGATCAGCAAGTCTAGGTTTCTACTCATTAGCATTTAATTGGTCGTCAATACTATGTGGACTTGCTTATTCTACAATACAAACCGTAGTGTTTCCTCTTTTCTCGAGAATTAATAATGATATTGTTCTTATAAGGCAGGGATATTTGAAAGTCCTAAAATATTGTGCATTTATTGGTGCAGTGGCTTATGTAACCTTATTTGTCATATCTAGAGATTTCATAGTTGTAATTCTTGGATCGGGTACTGAGAAATGGATTGAATCACTTTCGGTTTTAAGAATATTTTGTCTATATGGTTTATTAAGAATGATTCAAGAAGGATTTGTTACCACTTGTATGGCAATGGGTAAACCCAATATAGTATTAAGGGCAAATATTGCAGCAGTAATATTACAAATCGCATTAATTTATCCAGCAATAAATCTTTATGGACTCAAAGGTGTCGCAATATCAGTCACTTTAGCTTGCTTGGTACAATATTGCGTCTACCTTAATACTATTTTAAAAGATTTAATTTTATCATTTAAAAATCTAATTATGACTCTGTTGCCTGTAATAGCGGTTTTGCCAATAATCTCCATAATATATTTTGATAAATTTTTGAATGTTAGCATTTTCACTTTTTTTTCAAAATTATTTATATCGCCTCTTTTGTGTATACTTGTTCACGGTATAGCTACAAAATGGGAATTAGAAAGAGAAATATATTTGATAATTTCAAATAGAAAAATATTCAGTGAAAATTCATAA
- a CDS encoding glycosyltransferase, which produces MNKYVCRTVTFDSESSWGDDVKIINERGFVNSRVARFPIFLQNIIRRWFQFWFACKMLLQTPKFSSIAVGRYGLWVPVLSKILRLKRNIVLTDVEWPKVKHGYLNRLAAQGSRYLCCFTTEEIRRYSLQYKIKIDKFKLVHAPFDERNLFKTKDGGYIFAGGYQSRDWDTLIAALKDTPYIVKIFTKEIIIPWNSNVSIEHSSSEEYYRAMANASCVVVPIKPEPMRITGMMTWTTAMAMGKTVIVTEPLGAPDYMVHELSGFVLNYADVESLRCCVEQVMSDKELRNRIGLEAKKRAWIQASPQVFRNKILDLLE; this is translated from the coding sequence ATGAATAAATATGTCTGTCGTACCGTTACTTTTGATTCAGAAAGCTCATGGGGTGACGATGTCAAAATTATAAATGAGCGTGGGTTCGTAAATTCTCGCGTTGCTCGTTTTCCAATTTTCCTGCAAAATATAATCCGTCGTTGGTTTCAGTTTTGGTTTGCTTGTAAAATGTTGTTGCAGACACCAAAATTCAGTAGCATTGCAGTTGGTCGATATGGATTGTGGGTTCCTGTGTTGTCGAAAATACTAAGATTGAAACGAAATATTGTACTAACTGATGTTGAATGGCCAAAGGTAAAGCATGGATATTTAAATAGACTTGCCGCACAAGGGAGTAGATATTTATGTTGTTTTACTACTGAAGAGATTCGTCGATATTCACTTCAATATAAAATTAAAATTGATAAATTTAAGTTGGTACATGCTCCTTTTGATGAAAGGAATTTGTTTAAAACAAAAGATGGTGGATATATCTTTGCAGGCGGATACCAATCTCGTGATTGGGATACATTAATTGCTGCACTAAAAGACACACCTTATATTGTGAAAATATTCACGAAAGAAATCATAATACCCTGGAATTCAAATGTATCTATTGAGCATTCAAGTTCCGAAGAATATTATCGAGCGATGGCTAATGCTTCTTGTGTTGTGGTTCCAATAAAACCTGAACCCATGAGAATTACAGGAATGATGACTTGGACGACTGCCATGGCTATGGGGAAAACTGTAATTGTTACCGAGCCGCTAGGCGCTCCTGACTATATGGTACATGAACTCTCTGGTTTTGTTTTAAATTATGCAGATGTAGAATCTCTGAGATGTTGTGTTGAACAAGTAATGAGTGATAAAGAGCTACGTAATAGAATAGGATTGGAAGCAAAAAAGCGAGCTTGGATTCAAGCTAGTCCCCAAGTGTTTAGAAATAAGATTTTAGATCTTCTTGAATAA
- a CDS encoding alkaline phosphatase family protein produces the protein MGQIHQERIMGGRPIVLFFLIDAMGWEWLADKPFLNDHFRHRQPVKTIFGFSSSAIPTILTGKYPDEHGRWNLLFLSPLTSPFRWTKYLHFLPDTLLENRVTRKLITLITKRLVKADGYFSGYVATRKLWLFDICEKYNIYRKGGIDGCSTIIDYLEETHTPHKIYSYHDYTDEQAFDCLQRDLHDDRSLVYFAYLPELDAFLHRYADRPGEVADRITWYEERIRKIIDDAKAISEDVRVFVFSDHGMAPIVKQFDLIGILRNNEIDLENDCLAVFDSTMARFWSDNPLALEKIAATLKDCPEGKLLSREELQAMRTYFPDGRYGQLIFLMHPGTLIFPNLFGSHCPAGMHGFHPDDRHSNGSYLASVADYQPESIVDLYHVMRSEVDRVRSR, from the coding sequence ATGGGACAAATTCATCAGGAGCGTATAATGGGAGGGCGGCCGATTGTTTTATTTTTTCTCATCGATGCGATGGGTTGGGAATGGCTCGCCGATAAACCTTTTTTAAATGATCACTTTAGACATCGTCAGCCTGTTAAGACCATTTTCGGTTTCAGTTCCTCTGCAATTCCCACAATTTTAACCGGTAAATATCCTGATGAGCATGGCAGATGGAACCTGCTCTTTCTGTCACCGCTCACTTCGCCTTTTCGCTGGACAAAATACCTGCACTTTCTTCCTGATACACTGCTTGAAAACAGAGTGACCCGAAAGCTGATAACTCTGATTACTAAAAGATTGGTCAAGGCCGATGGATACTTCTCAGGGTATGTGGCTACCAGAAAGCTCTGGCTGTTCGACATTTGTGAAAAGTACAATATTTACCGCAAGGGCGGCATCGATGGTTGTTCGACGATTATCGACTACCTTGAAGAAACCCACACCCCGCATAAGATTTACTCCTACCATGATTATACCGACGAACAGGCCTTTGACTGCCTGCAGCGTGACCTGCATGATGATAGAAGCCTCGTATACTTTGCCTATCTGCCTGAGCTTGATGCCTTTCTTCATAGGTATGCTGACCGGCCTGGTGAAGTTGCCGATAGAATCACCTGGTATGAAGAAAGAATCCGGAAAATCATTGATGACGCGAAGGCTATTTCCGAAGATGTACGCGTTTTTGTCTTTTCTGACCATGGCATGGCTCCCATTGTTAAGCAATTTGATCTCATAGGAATACTGCGAAACAATGAAATCGATCTGGAAAATGATTGCCTCGCAGTCTTTGATTCCACCATGGCACGATTCTGGAGTGACAATCCGCTCGCCCTGGAAAAGATCGCCGCGACCCTGAAGGACTGTCCCGAGGGAAAACTCCTCAGCAGGGAAGAACTCCAGGCGATGCGAACGTACTTCCCGGATGGCCGGTATGGACAGTTAATCTTTCTCATGCATCCGGGGACACTGATTTTCCCGAATTTATTTGGCTCGCACTGCCCTGCTGGTATGCATGGCTTCCATCCTGATGACAGGCATTCCAACGGTTCCTACCTTGCCTCGGTGGCCGATTACCAACCCGAATCGATTGTCGATCTATATCATGTCATGCGGAGTGAAGTTGATCGAGTAAGGTCGCGGTAG
- a CDS encoding glycosyltransferase family 4 protein, with translation MAMFSKHMPERIRIAYILPTEVRGGVEEHVLSLVKGVDARRFQTFIVAPPKLLAALEDDLQSVDTTKIPLRIHNMRDWRGAVDFYRFLKRFQIHIVNTHMFIATFYYAPLGKLAGVPVLLETTHLLEKWRLGKGFLRRHSFIIDRIFYRLLNKVLAVSNACKRDLVSIKSITPEKIVVVQNGRDLANFKPAKINRRGEIRQAIGIGAEEYVFGVFARLNHQKGHVYLIQAVKLLKDRGVRTIIVCVGDGELQEPLCRQCHDYAIADQVFFVGFQKDMPGYLSMVDVMVLPSLYEGLPLCVIESLAMEKPVIATAVDGTPELVIPGSTGLLVRAKNPEELANAMLFAIENRDTMRRMGENGRRLMLERFSIERQIRETEELYMDLCREKGLRV, from the coding sequence ATGGCTATGTTCTCAAAGCATATGCCGGAACGGATTCGTATCGCCTATATACTTCCTACTGAAGTGCGAGGCGGCGTTGAAGAGCATGTGTTGTCATTGGTGAAAGGCGTCGATGCGAGAAGGTTTCAGACATTCATCGTTGCCCCTCCAAAGCTACTTGCCGCCCTCGAAGATGATCTGCAATCGGTTGATACAACAAAGATTCCATTACGAATTCACAATATGCGCGATTGGCGCGGGGCAGTTGACTTTTATCGGTTCCTGAAAAGGTTTCAGATCCATATCGTTAACACCCATATGTTTATCGCCACGTTCTACTATGCGCCGCTCGGGAAATTGGCAGGGGTGCCGGTCCTGCTCGAAACCACGCATCTTCTCGAAAAATGGCGCTTAGGCAAGGGGTTTTTGCGCAGGCATTCTTTTATCATAGACAGGATCTTCTATAGATTGCTCAATAAGGTACTTGCCGTATCGAATGCCTGCAAACGTGACCTCGTCTCCATAAAGAGCATTACTCCGGAAAAGATTGTAGTCGTGCAGAACGGAAGGGATCTCGCCAATTTCAAGCCTGCAAAGATAAACCGAAGGGGCGAGATACGGCAAGCAATAGGCATTGGGGCGGAGGAATATGTATTCGGTGTTTTTGCCAGGCTCAACCATCAGAAAGGCCATGTGTATCTGATACAGGCTGTTAAGCTTCTCAAGGATCGGGGGGTAAGGACAATAATTGTATGCGTCGGTGATGGGGAGTTGCAAGAACCACTTTGCCGCCAGTGCCATGACTATGCTATTGCCGATCAGGTCTTTTTTGTCGGTTTTCAGAAGGACATGCCGGGGTATTTGTCCATGGTAGATGTTATGGTTCTGCCTTCATTGTACGAAGGGCTGCCGCTGTGCGTTATCGAATCCTTGGCAATGGAAAAGCCGGTCATTGCCACAGCGGTTGACGGGACTCCGGAATTGGTGATTCCTGGAAGTACTGGCCTGCTGGTAAGGGCCAAAAATCCTGAAGAGCTTGCGAATGCCATGCTCTTTGCTATCGAGAATAGGGATACAATGCGCCGGATGGGAGAAAATGGCCGTCGTCTGATGCTTGAGAGGTTTTCCATCGAACGTCAAATTCGGGAGACCGAAGAACTGTACATGGACCTCTGCCGGGAAAAGGGTTTGCGGGTATGA
- a CDS encoding glycosyltransferase family 4 protein, producing the protein MKILILSTRLPYPQDTGAKIRAFQLMRALAEKHEVTLATFYGAEGEEQYFKCITDLGVKLVPILLPRIDNSVGLRDFILGVLFGLPVTVAKYRDRRMRRAIDSLVPEHDVIYCEHMHMAQCVSSGQRKPKVLDAHNVEAQIAERLMNVESHRLKKLLLFWNFRQMLRYEGRITRKFDLILAVSEQDRAFYTDKYRAKNAVVLENGVDLEYFHMAPAEHLEKLRLVFVGMMGWKPNSDGILYFVTEIFPQIQNEFPSICLDIVGKNPPADVIRLKERPGVRVTGTVDDVRPYVWDAQVYVVPLRFGGGTRLKILEAFAMRKAVVSTTLGCEGIICRHGKELLVADEASDFAEKVICLLRNESLRRELGENAVQLAGSLYGWRRIGEKMLGYFSKLLS; encoded by the coding sequence ATGAAGATCCTGATTCTTTCGACAAGGCTGCCGTACCCCCAGGATACCGGCGCCAAAATCAGGGCGTTTCAATTGATGCGGGCTTTGGCGGAAAAACATGAGGTTACGCTTGCCACCTTCTATGGTGCTGAGGGTGAAGAGCAGTACTTCAAGTGTATAACCGATCTGGGAGTTAAGCTCGTTCCTATCCTTTTACCTCGTATTGATAATTCCGTTGGCTTGCGGGATTTTATCCTTGGCGTCTTGTTTGGTTTGCCGGTGACGGTCGCTAAGTATCGAGACAGGAGAATGCGCAGGGCGATCGATTCCTTGGTGCCGGAACATGATGTCATTTACTGCGAGCATATGCATATGGCCCAGTGTGTTTCATCCGGACAGCGAAAACCCAAGGTACTTGACGCGCACAATGTCGAGGCTCAGATTGCTGAACGGCTGATGAATGTCGAAAGTCATCGGCTAAAGAAGCTCCTGCTGTTCTGGAATTTTCGCCAAATGCTTCGGTATGAGGGGAGAATTACGCGAAAGTTTGATTTAATCCTGGCCGTCTCAGAGCAGGATAGGGCTTTTTATACCGACAAGTATAGGGCAAAGAACGCCGTGGTTTTGGAAAATGGCGTTGATCTTGAGTATTTCCATATGGCTCCGGCAGAGCACTTGGAAAAGTTACGGCTGGTATTTGTCGGCATGATGGGCTGGAAACCGAATAGTGATGGGATTTTGTATTTTGTCACTGAAATCTTTCCGCAAATACAAAATGAGTTTCCGTCAATCTGCCTTGATATTGTTGGTAAGAATCCTCCCGCTGATGTGATAAGATTAAAGGAAAGACCCGGGGTACGTGTCACTGGCACGGTAGATGACGTGCGGCCATATGTTTGGGACGCTCAGGTTTATGTTGTTCCCCTGCGATTTGGCGGTGGAACTCGACTGAAAATTCTTGAGGCGTTCGCTATGAGAAAAGCCGTGGTTTCGACGACATTGGGATGTGAGGGGATTATCTGCAGGCATGGCAAGGAATTGCTGGTTGCCGATGAAGCAAGCGATTTTGCCGAAAAAGTCATTTGCCTGTTGCGCAACGAATCGTTGCGTCGGGAATTGGGTGAGAATGCCGTTCAACTTGCTGGAAGCTTGTATGGATGGCGCCGTATTGGAGAGAAAATGCTTGGGTATTTCAGTAAATTATTGTCCTGA
- a CDS encoding glycosyltransferase encodes MAPLLRVLSYLSRTKKTGEVLPNLSISVIVSAYNEEKNIAEKIENLRQALQHIKVDYEVIIGADGSTDRTVEIAEVALRAIGDPRWRMVTFANEGKCQTLNKLVALARGEVIISTDADILLPENAINLVVEAFRFDSQLGCLSCVPNFYGQEIGNQKYYWNLEDQIRRAESSLGKLIVVTGMLYAFRKELYTKIPEGVMADDLWIPLNILLQGSKSMQVDTLLVSSEKTDEETEILRRKRVIVGGMDVVKRLLPRLVKSPSLFVLVFAHKVNRWALPLWIVMIMAAFAWIWPWFAAVYLGVAALLIVGLGKKRFSRLVFAVFSPMLAAMEIIRGEDFSRWEPIRKH; translated from the coding sequence TTGGCACCGCTTCTCCGGGTGTTATCGTACCTTTCCAGAACTAAGAAAACCGGGGAAGTATTACCGAATCTGAGCATCTCGGTCATCGTTTCGGCATATAATGAGGAAAAGAATATTGCCGAAAAAATCGAGAATCTACGCCAGGCCCTGCAACATATCAAGGTTGATTACGAAGTAATCATCGGCGCAGACGGCAGTACTGACAGAACGGTGGAAATTGCCGAGGTAGCGTTGCGGGCAATCGGCGATCCGCGTTGGCGCATGGTCACCTTTGCCAACGAAGGCAAGTGTCAGACACTTAATAAGCTCGTTGCCCTTGCTCGCGGTGAGGTCATCATTTCCACCGATGCTGATATCCTGCTTCCTGAGAATGCCATTAATCTTGTTGTCGAGGCCTTTCGGTTCGATAGTCAGCTCGGTTGTTTGTCATGTGTCCCAAACTTCTATGGACAGGAGATAGGCAACCAGAAGTATTACTGGAACCTTGAGGATCAGATCCGGCGAGCTGAGTCCAGTCTTGGCAAGCTGATTGTCGTTACCGGTATGTTGTACGCCTTTAGAAAAGAACTATATACAAAGATTCCAGAGGGAGTCATGGCTGATGACCTGTGGATTCCGCTGAATATCCTCTTGCAGGGATCGAAGTCTATGCAGGTGGATACTCTTTTGGTTTCTTCTGAGAAGACTGACGAAGAGACCGAAATATTGCGTCGGAAGCGTGTTATTGTCGGTGGCATGGATGTCGTCAAGCGTCTGCTGCCGAGGCTTGTCAAATCGCCCTCCTTATTTGTTCTAGTGTTTGCGCACAAGGTTAATCGCTGGGCGCTGCCTCTCTGGATCGTTATGATTATGGCTGCCTTTGCCTGGATCTGGCCTTGGTTTGCCGCTGTTTATCTCGGCGTAGCAGCCCTGCTCATAGTTGGTCTCGGGAAGAAGAGGTTTTCCCGGCTGGTATTCGCAGTGTTTTCACCCATGCTGGCAGCTATGGAAATTATCAGAGGTGAGGATTTTTCCCGATGGGAACCCATCAGGAAGCATTGA